In Streptantibioticus cattleyicolor NRRL 8057 = DSM 46488, a genomic segment contains:
- a CDS encoding ABC transporter substrate-binding protein, with amino-acid sequence MTGTRRAGAVATATVLIGGWLLGGCGLSSATAGGTRDPIVVMTWAPQNTNSTNMPGMPATAEAYARMVNARGGLGGHRLQVLTCDEHNDTVRAERCAQQAVDAHAVAVIGSYSQYGQSYMASLETAGIPYLGGYGIAQEEFTSPLSYPVNGGGPALLAGNGQQLASGCRTTALVRPDTTTGDQYPEFLDAGLTAAHRPPADDVRAPDDATDYTAAAERAVGGGGPGRCVTAVLGDRTATFFDSFRRLGIGGIRTASVLGSVKQSLLDSTGGTDSPLEGAYATSWYPPAADPRWNPMRDAIARFAFDDNRIDVADPGAETTWIAYTVFADVVRALGDSPVTAATVRRALDHTEGLTTGGLTPPLGWRYGDMLAVRDYPRMVNASVTFQVVRGGRLQAVGKGGFVDMRGILEGAS; translated from the coding sequence ATGACCGGTACACGACGCGCCGGGGCCGTGGCGACGGCCACGGTCCTGATCGGCGGCTGGCTGCTCGGCGGCTGCGGTCTGTCCTCCGCGACGGCGGGGGGAACGCGGGACCCCATCGTGGTGATGACGTGGGCACCGCAGAACACCAACTCCACCAACATGCCGGGCATGCCGGCCACCGCCGAGGCGTACGCGCGGATGGTCAACGCCCGCGGCGGCCTGGGCGGGCACCGGCTCCAGGTCCTCACCTGCGACGAGCACAACGACACCGTGCGCGCCGAACGCTGCGCGCAACAGGCGGTGGACGCGCACGCGGTGGCCGTGATCGGCTCCTACAGCCAGTACGGGCAGAGCTACATGGCCTCGCTGGAGACCGCGGGCATCCCCTACCTGGGCGGGTACGGGATCGCCCAGGAGGAGTTCACCAGCCCGCTGTCGTACCCGGTCAACGGCGGCGGGCCGGCGCTGCTGGCGGGCAACGGGCAGCAGCTGGCGTCCGGTTGCCGCACGACGGCGCTGGTGCGTCCGGACACCACGACGGGCGACCAGTACCCGGAGTTCCTGGACGCCGGGCTCACCGCCGCCCACCGGCCGCCCGCCGACGACGTGCGGGCGCCGGACGACGCCACCGACTACACGGCGGCGGCCGAGCGGGCGGTGGGCGGCGGCGGACCCGGACGCTGTGTGACCGCGGTGCTCGGCGACCGCACCGCCACCTTCTTCGACTCCTTCCGGCGGCTGGGGATCGGTGGCATCCGCACCGCCTCGGTGCTCGGCAGCGTCAAGCAGTCGCTGCTGGACAGCACCGGTGGGACGGACAGCCCGCTGGAGGGCGCCTACGCCACCAGCTGGTACCCGCCGGCCGCCGACCCGCGCTGGAACCCGATGCGGGACGCCATCGCCCGCTTCGCCTTCGACGACAACCGGATCGACGTGGCCGACCCGGGCGCGGAGACCACCTGGATCGCGTACACCGTCTTCGCCGACGTGGTCCGCGCCCTCGGCGACTCGCCGGTGACCGCGGCGACCGTGCGCCGCGCCCTGGACCACACCGAGGGGCTCACCACCGGCGGGCTGACCCCGCCGCTGGGCTGGCGGTACGGCGACATGCTGGCGGTGCGCGACTATCCGCGCATGGTCAACGCGTCCGTCACCTTCCAGGTGGTGCGCGGCGGCCGACTCCAGGCGGTGGGCAAGGGCGGCTTCGTGGACATGCGCGGAATCCTGGAGGGCGCCTCCTGA
- a CDS encoding bifunctional DNA primase/polymerase produces MNDTRVADTLPPAQRLASSSQLLDAAVRYAEGRHWEVCPGAWLVEADGVTRCSCGDPGCSEPGAHPTRPDWPGQATGNPDAVRRLWSGQLQASVLLPTGRTFDAVDVPEAAGCLALARLERMELPLGPVLFTPTRRLVFLVLPGAKAKLPDLLRALGRRPGTLDLRVHGDGDYLAAPPTRLGGAGPVRWARRPNALNRWLPDVEEMLSPLAYACGREAAARRERPA; encoded by the coding sequence GTGAATGACACCCGGGTCGCCGACACCCTCCCGCCCGCCCAACGACTCGCCTCCAGCAGCCAGTTGCTCGACGCGGCGGTGCGTTACGCGGAGGGACGGCACTGGGAGGTCTGCCCCGGCGCGTGGCTGGTGGAGGCGGACGGCGTGACGCGCTGCTCGTGCGGCGACCCGGGCTGCTCCGAGCCGGGCGCCCACCCCACCCGCCCCGACTGGCCCGGTCAGGCCACCGGGAACCCGGACGCGGTGCGGCGGCTGTGGAGCGGGCAGCTGCAGGCGTCGGTGCTCCTGCCCACCGGGCGCACCTTCGACGCGGTCGACGTGCCGGAGGCCGCCGGATGCCTGGCGCTGGCCCGGCTGGAGCGGATGGAACTGCCGCTGGGCCCGGTGCTCTTCACCCCGACCCGCCGGCTGGTCTTCCTCGTGCTGCCCGGCGCCAAGGCCAAGCTGCCCGATCTGCTGCGCGCCCTCGGCCGCCGCCCCGGCACGCTCGACCTGCGGGTGCACGGGGACGGCGACTACCTGGCCGCGCCGCCGACCCGGCTGGGCGGTGCCGGGCCGGTGCGCTGGGCCCGCCGGCCCAACGCGCTCAACCGCTGGCTGCCCGATGTGGAAGAGATGCTGAGCCCACTGGCGTACGCCTGCGGCCGGGAGGCGGCGGCCCGCCGCGAACGCCCGGCCTGA
- a CDS encoding ABC transporter ATP-binding protein translates to MPEETEEQHAPAEGDPAAVRVRGLWKRFGNQVAVAGIDLELPAGHFIGLVGPNGAGKTTTLSMVTGLLRPDDGVVEVAGHDVWRDPVEVKKRIGVLPEGLRLFERLSGRELLAYTGRLRGLPGPEVDRRADQLLDVLDLAGARHKLVVDYSTGMRKKIGLAAALLHNPEVLFLDEPFEGVDPVSAQTIRGVLERYTGSGATVIFSSHVMELVESLCDWVAVMAAGRIVRQGPLAEVRGSAASLQDAFLSLVGARGATAGSLDWLGGAR, encoded by the coding sequence GTGCCGGAAGAGACGGAAGAACAGCACGCACCGGCCGAGGGGGACCCGGCGGCGGTACGGGTCCGGGGGCTGTGGAAACGATTCGGCAACCAGGTCGCGGTCGCCGGGATCGACCTGGAACTGCCCGCCGGCCACTTCATCGGCCTGGTCGGCCCCAACGGCGCCGGCAAGACCACCACGCTGTCCATGGTGACCGGACTGCTGCGCCCCGACGACGGCGTGGTGGAGGTGGCCGGGCACGACGTGTGGCGTGACCCGGTCGAGGTCAAGAAGCGGATCGGGGTGCTCCCGGAGGGGCTGCGCCTGTTCGAGCGCCTCAGCGGGCGGGAACTCCTCGCCTACACCGGCCGGTTGCGCGGCCTGCCCGGCCCCGAGGTCGACCGCCGCGCCGACCAGCTCCTCGACGTGCTCGACCTGGCCGGGGCCCGCCACAAGCTCGTGGTGGACTACTCGACCGGCATGCGCAAGAAGATCGGGCTGGCCGCGGCGCTGCTGCACAACCCCGAAGTCCTCTTCCTGGACGAGCCGTTCGAGGGCGTGGACCCCGTCTCGGCGCAGACCATCCGCGGGGTGCTGGAGCGCTACACCGGCTCCGGGGCGACGGTGATCTTCTCCAGCCATGTGATGGAGCTGGTGGAGTCGTTGTGCGACTGGGTGGCGGTGATGGCCGCGGGCCGGATCGTGCGGCAGGGGCCGCTGGCCGAGGTGCGCGGCTCGGCGGCCTCGTTGCAGGACGCCTTCCTGTCGCTGGTCGGGGCGCGCGGCGCGACGGCCGGTTCGCTCGACTGGCTGGGCGGGGCCCGGTGA